The DNA sequence GAGGACCAACAGTACCCCTGCCGAAATGGCTTTGGTCCACACATACCCTGATACTTCCCAACCCCAAAGAATGCCTTTGTTGGGGGTATCGTATACCCGGCGGGCTTCTTTGCCCATCAATACATCAATGGATTTCTTGGGGCCATTTTTGGCCACTTCACCGGCGTTGGTGTACTGATTGTTGGCTTCCAGTACCGCCGCTATCACATCGCCATTGCTGAAGGCCAGTTTTTCGGCTTCTTTCGCAAAATGCCCTACCCCTTTCGTTTGAGAATTCCAAAGGTACTCCCCCGTATTGGCGGTGGCCGAAGGATTGAGTGAGGCTTCATCTGCATCAATGTAAAAGAGATTAGGCTGGGTACCTTTCTCTGGCTTGCGCACCTTCACCGCCTGACGGGCCAACAACTGGGCAATCTCCGAACCCGCGTCTTCCATATCACCAGAGATGATTGCGTGCTCGGGGCACACATTTACACAGGCAGGCTCCAAGCCTACATCTATGCGGTGGGCGCAGTAGTTGCACTTGGCGGCCGTACTTGTTTCCGGATCAATGTAGAGGGCATCATACGGACAAGCTTGCATGCAGGATTTACAGCCGATGCAGCGATCCTTGTCAAAATCTACAATACCGTCTTCCCGCACGAAGAGGGCCTCCGTGGGGCAAATTTCCACACAGGGAGCATCCGTACAGTGGTTGCAGCGCATCACCGAGAACAGGCGCCGGGAATCCGGGAATTCTCCCTTCTCGACTTGCTTTACCCAGGTACGATTGACGCCCACGGGCACATTGTGCTCCGATTTGCAGGCTGTTGTACAGGCATGACAACCAATACACTTCCGATTGTCTATGACAAAACCGTATTTCATAAATGTTTTTTTATTCTGTACTGGTATTTACCCGTTCACTTGGGTAGTTGGACAAACAAAATCAGTCACCTTCATTCCCGCTTCGCCGAAAGCTTCGAATTTGTCCTGTACATTGATGAGTTTTTTGAAGCCGCGCGCCCGCAGAATAGAGGCGGCTATGGTGGATCGATAGCCGCTGCGGCAGTGTAAGTAATAGGTTTGGGCGGGATTGATCTCTCCCATGTGGTTGTTCAGAAAATCCAGGGGAAAATGCTGCGCGCCTTCCAGATGCTCCCCCGACCATTCGCCGGGTTTGCGTACATCAAGGATGTGGATTTCTCCCGCTTGCTGTTGCTGGGCAAATTCCGCTCCGTTGATGCTTTCAATTTGGTCTACTTCGTTTCCAGCTTTTATCCAGGCAGCCATTCCACCTTCGAGATAGCCCAGGGTATTGTCATAACCTACCCGCGCCAGGCGCTTTACGGCTTCGGCTTCCTGCCCTGCTGGCGCTACCAGTAGAATCGGCTGCTGCAAATCGGCAATCAAGGCACCTACCCAAGGGGCAAAGCTGCCATCCAAGCCAATAAAAATTGAATTGGGGATAAAGCCCTGCACAAAATCTTCGCGGTTGCGGACATCCAGAATCAGAGCATCGGTGCTCTCCGCTACGGCTTCAAATTCTCGCGGACGCAAAGGATTGGCTCCTTTTTCCATCACCTCATCGATGCTTTCGTAACCTGTTTTGTTGAGTTTCGCATTTTTGGCAAAATACTGTGGCGGTGGCAACAGACCATCCGTTACTTCTTTGATAAACT is a window from the Lewinella sp. LCG006 genome containing:
- a CDS encoding 4Fe-4S dicluster domain-containing protein, producing the protein MKYGFVIDNRKCIGCHACTTACKSEHNVPVGVNRTWVKQVEKGEFPDSRRLFSVMRCNHCTDAPCVEICPTEALFVREDGIVDFDKDRCIGCKSCMQACPYDALYIDPETSTAAKCNYCAHRIDVGLEPACVNVCPEHAIISGDMEDAGSEIAQLLARQAVKVRKPEKGTQPNLFYIDADEASLNPSATANTGEYLWNSQTKGVGHFAKEAEKLAFSNGDVIAAVLEANNQYTNAGEVAKNGPKKSIDVLMGKEARRVYDTPNKGILWGWEVSGYVWTKAISAGVLLVLFLATFFRDAVPTAATQWWAYGLGLVFLSLTGLLLVMDLDQPKRFLYVLLRPHWGSWLVKGGYTITIYGGLLTLLLAGLFFGWESLNEIATWVTAAVAVVVAVYTAFLFGQAKGRDFWQSPTLAIHMLVHSFMAGAAALALVALLTNDSLGWTDFLATVMAVGIGVNLLTMLVELTMTHPTVAAHEVVKMITRGRYAMTFYLGAVLLGNIIPLVLLLMGGSQLMIALSGVMVLVGIYFTEKIWVEAPQRISLS
- a CDS encoding rhodanese-like domain-containing protein yields the protein MIIEQIYTGCLAQGAYYIESEGEAAIIDPLRETQPYLERATKSGAKIKYIFETHFHADFVSGHLDLAKKTGAVIVYGPTADTAYDKHLASDGEEFKLGALTFRVLHTPGHTPESTTYLLLDANGKEHAIFTGDTLFIGDVGRPDLAQKKGSLTKEDLAGWLYDSLRNKIMPLPDETIVYPAHGAGSACGKNMSSETWSTLGEQKATNYALRADMTKEEFIKEVTDGLLPPPQYFAKNAKLNKTGYESIDEVMEKGANPLRPREFEAVAESTDALILDVRNREDFVQGFIPNSIFIGLDGSFAPWVGALIADLQQPILLVAPAGQEAEAVKRLARVGYDNTLGYLEGGMAAWIKAGNEVDQIESINGAEFAQQQQAGEIHILDVRKPGEWSGEHLEGAQHFPLDFLNNHMGEINPAQTYYLHCRSGYRSTIAASILRARGFKKLINVQDKFEAFGEAGMKVTDFVCPTTQVNG